Proteins from a single region of Streptomyces spinoverrucosus:
- the coaA gene encoding type I pantothenate kinase, translated as MISPVSPPRSAHRPRPEATPYVDLTRAEWSALRDKTPLPLTAEEVEKLRGLGDVIDLDEVRDIYLPLSRLLNLYVAATDGLRGALNTFLGEQGSQSGTPFVIGVAGSVAVGKSTVARLLQALLSRWPEHPRVELVTTDGFLLPTKELQARGLMSRKGFPESYDRRALTRFVADIKAGKDEVTAPVYSHLIYDIVPGERLVVRRPDILIVEGLNVLQPALPGKDGRTRVGLADYFDFSVYVDASAEDIERWYLSRFKKLRQTAFQKSDSYFRKYTQVSEEEALDYARTLWRTINRPNLVENIAPTRGRATLILRKGPDHKVQRLSLRKL; from the coding sequence GTGATCTCTCCGGTCTCCCCGCCCCGGAGCGCCCACCGGCCCCGGCCGGAGGCGACTCCCTACGTCGACCTCACCCGCGCCGAGTGGAGCGCGCTGCGCGACAAGACCCCGCTGCCGCTGACGGCGGAGGAAGTCGAGAAGCTGCGCGGCCTCGGTGACGTCATCGACCTCGACGAGGTGCGGGACATCTACCTCCCGCTCTCCCGCCTGCTCAACCTCTACGTCGCCGCCACCGACGGCCTCAGAGGCGCGCTCAACACCTTCCTCGGCGAACAGGGCTCCCAGTCCGGCACCCCCTTCGTCATAGGCGTCGCCGGCTCGGTGGCGGTCGGCAAGTCCACCGTCGCCCGCCTCCTGCAGGCCCTGCTCTCCCGCTGGCCCGAACACCCCCGCGTCGAGCTGGTGACGACGGACGGCTTCCTGCTGCCCACCAAGGAGCTCCAGGCCCGCGGCCTGATGTCGCGGAAAGGTTTCCCCGAGTCGTACGACCGCCGCGCCCTGACCCGTTTCGTCGCCGACATCAAGGCGGGCAAGGACGAGGTCACCGCCCCCGTCTACTCCCACCTCATCTACGACATCGTCCCCGGCGAGCGCCTCGTCGTACGCCGCCCCGACATCCTGATCGTCGAGGGCCTGAACGTCCTCCAGCCCGCCCTCCCCGGCAAGGACGGCCGCACCCGCGTCGGTCTCGCCGACTACTTCGACTTCAGCGTGTACGTCGACGCGAGCGCCGAGGACATCGAGCGCTGGTACCTCAGTCGCTTCAAGAAGCTCCGCCAGACGGCCTTCCAGAAGTCGGACTCCTACTTCCGCAAGTACACCCAGGTCTCCGAGGAAGAAGCCCTCGACTACGCCCGCACCCTCTGGCGCACCATCAACAGGCCCAACCTCGTGGAGAACATCGCCCCCACCCGCGGCCGCGCCACCCTCATCCTCCGCAAGGGCCCGGACCACAAGGTGCAACGCCTGAGCCTGCGCAAGCTGTAA
- a CDS encoding DUF389 domain-containing protein, translated as MLHLRLITPADRTDAVVRLIEKTVGTTHLVVMPGAARDPSGDVVMCDVAREAGDELIGALRELDLDQSGSIAVENIDLSLSERARMAAEEAPGEAADAVLWEHLTDATHEESTLSVTYVAFITLATMIAACGVVLDNAILIVGAMAVGPEFGPLTGISTALVQRHPRLALRSLIALLVGFAVAIAVTVGFSLFMDAVGLFTEDRLEGARPQTAFVYAPDAFSFVVAVLAGIAGTLSLTSSKSGALVGVAISVTTIPAAANAAVALSYGDTKQTVGSIEQLLLNLLGILLAGTLTLLAQKWLWSTQRRRRSSAG; from the coding sequence ATGCTGCATCTGCGCCTGATCACCCCGGCCGACAGGACGGACGCCGTGGTGCGACTGATCGAGAAGACGGTCGGCACCACGCACCTCGTCGTCATGCCGGGCGCCGCCCGCGATCCCTCGGGGGACGTCGTGATGTGCGACGTGGCGCGCGAGGCGGGTGACGAACTCATCGGCGCGCTCAGGGAGCTGGACCTCGACCAGAGCGGCTCGATCGCCGTCGAGAACATCGACCTGTCACTGTCCGAGCGGGCCCGCATGGCCGCGGAGGAGGCCCCGGGCGAGGCCGCCGACGCGGTCCTGTGGGAGCACCTCACCGACGCCACGCACGAGGAGTCGACGCTCTCCGTCACGTACGTGGCCTTCATCACGCTGGCCACCATGATCGCGGCCTGCGGTGTGGTCCTCGACAACGCGATCCTGATCGTGGGCGCGATGGCGGTGGGCCCGGAGTTCGGCCCGCTGACGGGCATCAGCACGGCCCTGGTCCAGCGCCACCCCCGCCTCGCCCTGCGCTCGCTGATCGCCCTGCTGGTGGGTTTCGCGGTGGCGATCGCGGTGACCGTGGGCTTCAGCCTCTTCATGGACGCCGTCGGGCTGTTCACCGAGGACCGGTTGGAGGGCGCCCGGCCGCAGACCGCCTTCGTCTACGCCCCCGACGCCTTCTCCTTCGTCGTCGCGGTCCTGGCCGGCATCGCGGGCACCCTCTCCCTGACGTCCTCGAAGTCGGGCGCCCTGGTCGGTGTCGCGATCTCCGTGACCACGATCCCGGCCGCCGCGAACGCGGCCGTGGCCCTGAGCTACGGCGACACGAAACAGACGGTGGGCTCCATCGAGCAACTCCTGCTCAACCTGCTCGGCATCCTCCTGGCAGGCACCCTGACCCTCCTGGCCCAGAAGTGGCTGTGGTCAACCCAACGGCGTCGCAGGAGCAGCGCCGGTTGA
- the glmM gene encoding phosphoglucosamine mutase, which produces MGRLFGTDGVRGVANADLTAEMALGLSVAAAHVLAEAGTFAGHRPTAVVGRDPRASGEFLEAAVVAGLASAGVDVLRVGVLPTPAVAHLTGALGADLGVMLSASHNAMPDNGIKFFARGGHKLPDDIEDRIESVYEEHRRGEPWERPTGAGVGRVRDYEEGFDQYVSHLLGVLPNRLDGLKIVLDEAHGAAARVSPEAFARAGAEVVTLGAEPDGLNINDGCGSTHLDQLKAAVVEHGADFGVAHDGDADRCLAVDHTGEEVDGDQILAVLALAMRERSALRSGTVVATVMSNLGFKLAMEREGIRLVQTAVGDRYVLEEMKEHGYALGGEQSGHVIILDHATTGDGTLTGLLLAARVAESGKSLRELAGVMERLPQVLINVPDVDRSRVGTSAELSVAVAEAERELGATGRVLLRPSGTEPLVRVMVEAADIDQARSVAGRLADAVKSALG; this is translated from the coding sequence GTGGGACGACTCTTCGGTACGGACGGCGTGCGCGGTGTCGCCAACGCGGATCTGACGGCCGAGATGGCGCTCGGTCTGTCCGTAGCAGCGGCCCACGTACTGGCCGAGGCGGGCACCTTCGCGGGCCACCGGCCGACGGCGGTGGTCGGCCGTGACCCGCGCGCGTCCGGGGAGTTCCTGGAGGCCGCGGTGGTCGCCGGCCTCGCCAGCGCGGGCGTGGACGTACTGCGGGTCGGCGTGCTGCCGACGCCTGCGGTGGCGCATCTCACCGGCGCGCTCGGAGCCGACCTCGGTGTCATGCTCTCCGCCAGCCACAACGCCATGCCGGACAACGGCATCAAGTTCTTCGCGCGCGGTGGGCACAAGCTGCCCGACGACATCGAGGACCGGATCGAGTCCGTCTACGAGGAGCACCGGCGCGGTGAGCCCTGGGAGCGGCCGACCGGGGCCGGGGTCGGGCGGGTGCGGGACTACGAGGAGGGCTTCGACCAGTACGTCTCCCATTTGCTGGGCGTTCTCCCGAACCGGCTGGACGGGCTGAAGATCGTCCTCGACGAGGCGCACGGAGCCGCGGCCCGGGTGTCGCCGGAGGCCTTCGCGCGGGCCGGGGCCGAGGTCGTCACGCTCGGGGCCGAGCCGGACGGGCTGAACATCAACGACGGGTGCGGGTCGACGCACCTGGACCAGCTGAAGGCCGCGGTGGTCGAGCACGGGGCGGACTTCGGTGTCGCGCACGACGGTGACGCGGACCGGTGCCTCGCCGTGGACCACACCGGTGAGGAGGTGGACGGCGACCAGATTCTGGCCGTGCTCGCGCTGGCGATGCGGGAGCGTTCCGCACTGCGCTCCGGCACCGTTGTCGCGACCGTGATGTCGAATCTGGGCTTCAAGCTGGCCATGGAGCGCGAGGGGATCCGGCTGGTCCAGACCGCCGTCGGGGACCGGTACGTGCTGGAGGAGATGAAGGAGCACGGTTACGCGCTCGGCGGTGAGCAGTCCGGGCACGTGATCATCCTCGACCACGCGACGACCGGCGACGGCACGCTCACCGGGCTGCTGCTGGCGGCGCGGGTCGCCGAGAGCGGGAAGTCGCTGCGCGAGCTGGCCGGTGTGATGGAGCGGCTGCCGCAGGTGCTGATCAATGTGCCGGATGTGGACAGGTCCCGCGTCGGGACCTCGGCCGAGCTCTCTGTGGCCGTTGCCGAGGCGGAGCGGGAGTTGGGGGCCACGGGGCGCGTGCTGCTTCGGCCTTCCGGGACCGAGCCGTTGGTGCGGGTGATGGTCGAGGCGGCGGATATTGATCAGGCTCGGTCTGTGGCGGGGCGGTTGGCTGATGCGGTGAAGTCCGCGTTGGGGTAA
- the rpsI gene encoding 30S ribosomal protein S9: protein MAETTAEQPLEELDIDSYTTESEVPVEGEYTSESMASRFGEPQPAAGLGRRKNAIARVRIVPGSGKWKINGRTLEDYFPNKVHQQEVNEPFKVLELEGRYDVIARIAGGGVSGQAGALRLGVARALNEADVDNNRGPLKKAGFLRRDDRAVERKKAGLKKARKAPQYSKR from the coding sequence GTGGCCGAGACCACTGCCGAGCAGCCGCTCGAAGAGCTTGACATCGACAGCTACACCACCGAGTCCGAGGTCCCCGTCGAGGGCGAGTACACCTCGGAGTCCATGGCCTCCCGCTTCGGCGAGCCGCAGCCGGCCGCCGGCCTGGGCCGTCGCAAGAACGCCATTGCCCGCGTCCGGATCGTTCCGGGCTCCGGCAAGTGGAAGATCAACGGTCGCACCCTTGAGGACTACTTCCCGAACAAGGTGCACCAGCAGGAGGTCAACGAGCCCTTCAAGGTGCTCGAGCTCGAGGGCCGCTACGACGTCATCGCCCGTATCGCCGGTGGCGGTGTCTCCGGTCAGGCCGGTGCGCTCCGTCTCGGTGTCGCCCGTGCGCTGAACGAGGCCGACGTCGACAACAACCGCGGTCCGCTGAAGAAGGCGGGCTTCCTGCGCCGCGACGACCGTGCGGTCGAGCGCAAGAAGGCCGGTCTGAAGAAGGCCCGCAAGGCTCCGCAGTACAGCAAGCGCTAA
- the rplM gene encoding 50S ribosomal protein L13, whose translation MRTYSPKPGDVTRQWHVIDAQDVVLGRLATTAATLLRGKHKPIYAPHVDAGDFVVIINADKVHLSGNKRTQKMAYRHSGYPGGLRSVRYDELLDKNPEKAIEKAVKGMLPKNSLGRQMLSKLKVYRGENHPHAAQQPVPFEITQVAQ comes from the coding sequence GTGCGTACGTACAGCCCCAAGCCCGGCGATGTGACGCGCCAGTGGCACGTCATTGACGCTCAGGACGTCGTCCTGGGCCGTCTCGCCACCACTGCCGCCACCCTCCTCCGGGGCAAGCACAAGCCGATCTACGCGCCGCACGTCGACGCTGGTGACTTCGTCGTCATCATCAACGCCGACAAGGTGCACCTCTCCGGCAACAAGCGGACCCAGAAGATGGCGTACCGCCACTCGGGCTACCCGGGTGGTCTGCGCTCCGTCCGTTACGACGAGCTGCTCGACAAGAACCCCGAGAAGGCCATCGAGAAGGCCGTCAAGGGCATGCTCCCCAAGAACTCCCTGGGCCGTCAGATGCTCTCCAAGCTGAAGGTCTACCGCGGCGAGAACCACCCCCACGCTGCCCAGCAGCCGGTTCCGTTCGAGATCACCCAGGTCGCGCAGTAA
- the truA gene encoding tRNA pseudouridine(38-40) synthase TruA, with amino-acid sequence MSDEVAPGYVRVRLDLSYDGAGFHGWAKQAGGKRTVQGEIEDALRTVTRSPETYELTVAGRTDAGVHARGQVAHVDLPREVWAEHNPKLLKRLAGRLPKDVRVWALREAPAGFNARFSAIWRRYAYRVTDNPGGVDPLLRSHVLWHDWPLDVDAMNEAARGLLGEHDFAAYCKKREGATTIRTLQELSLVRGGDGIITATVRADAFCHNMVRSLIGALLFVGDGHRPPDWPGKVLGAGVRDSAVHVVRPHGLTLEEVGYPADDQLAARNKAARNKRSLPGTAGCC; translated from the coding sequence GTGAGTGATGAAGTAGCACCCGGTTACGTGCGTGTTCGCCTCGATCTGTCGTACGACGGTGCCGGTTTCCACGGGTGGGCCAAGCAGGCCGGTGGGAAGCGGACCGTGCAGGGGGAGATCGAGGACGCGCTGCGGACGGTGACCCGGTCCCCGGAGACCTATGAACTGACGGTCGCCGGGCGGACCGACGCCGGGGTGCACGCGCGCGGGCAGGTCGCGCATGTCGATCTGCCGCGGGAGGTGTGGGCCGAGCACAACCCGAAGCTGCTCAAGCGGCTCGCCGGGCGGCTGCCGAAGGATGTGCGGGTGTGGGCCCTGCGGGAGGCTCCGGCCGGCTTCAACGCCCGTTTCTCGGCGATCTGGCGCCGTTACGCCTACCGCGTCACCGACAACCCCGGCGGTGTCGACCCGCTGCTGCGCAGCCACGTCCTCTGGCACGACTGGCCGCTCGACGTCGACGCCATGAACGAGGCGGCTCGGGGGCTGCTGGGGGAGCACGACTTCGCCGCCTACTGCAAGAAGCGGGAGGGCGCCACGACCATCCGGACGTTGCAGGAGTTGAGCCTCGTGCGCGGTGGCGACGGGATCATCACCGCGACCGTGCGGGCCGACGCCTTCTGCCACAACATGGTGCGCTCACTGATCGGCGCGCTGCTGTTCGTGGGGGACGGGCACCGCCCGCCGGACTGGCCGGGGAAGGTGCTCGGGGCGGGCGTACGGGACTCGGCCGTGCATGTCGTACGCCCGCACGGCCTGACCCTGGAGGAGGTCGGCTACCCGGCGGACGACCAGCTGGCCGCGCGCAACAAGGCGGCGCGCAACAAGCGGTCGTTGCCGGGTACGGCGGGGTGCTGCTGA
- the rplQ gene encoding 50S ribosomal protein L17, with product MPKPTKGARLGGSAAHEKLLLANLAKSLFEHGKITTTEAKARRLRPYAERLITKAKKGDLHNRRQVLQVITDKGIVHTLFTEIGPRYENRPGGYTRITKIGNRRGDNAPMAVIELVEALTVAQQATGEAEAATKRAAKDAEAAEAAEAKVDTTKAEEAAEAPAEESKDA from the coding sequence ATGCCGAAGCCCACCAAGGGTGCCCGTCTGGGCGGCAGCGCCGCGCACGAGAAGCTGCTCCTCGCGAACCTCGCGAAGTCGCTCTTCGAGCACGGCAAGATCACCACGACCGAGGCGAAGGCCCGCCGCCTGCGCCCGTACGCCGAGCGTCTGATCACCAAGGCGAAGAAGGGCGACCTTCACAACCGCCGTCAGGTGCTCCAGGTCATCACGGACAAGGGCATCGTCCACACGCTCTTCACCGAGATCGGCCCGCGCTACGAGAACCGTCCGGGTGGCTACACCCGCATCACCAAGATCGGTAACCGCCGTGGCGACAACGCGCCCATGGCTGTCATCGAGCTGGTCGAGGCGCTGACGGTCGCGCAGCAGGCCACGGGTGAGGCCGAGGCCGCGACGAAGCGTGCCGCCAAGGACGCCGAGGCTGCCGAGGCTGCTGAGGCCAAGGTCGACACGACCAAGGCCGAGGAGGCCGCTGAGGCTCCCGCCGAGGAGTCGAAGGACGCGTAA
- a CDS encoding DNA-directed RNA polymerase subunit alpha, with protein sequence MLIAQRPSLTEEVVDEFRSRFVIEPLEPGFGYTLGNSLRRTLLSSIPGAAVTSIRIDGVLHEFTTVPGVKEDVTDLILNIKQLVVSSEHDEPVVMYLRKQGPGLVTAADIAPPAGVEVHNPDLVLATLNGKGKLEMELTVERGRGYVSAVQNKQVGQEIGRIPVDSIYSPVLKVTYKVEATRVEQRTDFDKLIVDVETKQAMRPRDAMASAGKTLVELFGLARELNIDAEGIDMGPSPTDAALAADLALPIEELELTVRSYNCLKREGIHSVGELVARSEADLLDIRNFGAKSIDEVKAKLAGMGLALKDSPPGFDPTAAADAFGADDDADAGFVETEQY encoded by the coding sequence ATGCTGATCGCTCAGCGTCCCTCGTTGACCGAAGAGGTCGTCGACGAGTTCCGCTCCCGGTTCGTGATCGAGCCGCTGGAGCCGGGCTTCGGCTACACCCTCGGCAACTCCCTGCGTCGGACCCTCCTGTCCTCGATCCCGGGTGCGGCGGTCACGTCCATCCGTATCGACGGCGTGCTGCACGAGTTCACCACCGTGCCGGGCGTCAAGGAGGACGTCACCGACCTGATCCTCAACATCAAGCAGCTGGTCGTCTCCTCGGAGCACGACGAGCCGGTCGTGATGTACCTGCGCAAGCAGGGCCCGGGTCTGGTCACCGCCGCCGACATCGCGCCCCCGGCCGGTGTCGAGGTGCACAACCCCGACCTCGTCCTCGCCACGCTCAACGGCAAGGGCAAGCTGGAGATGGAGCTCACGGTCGAGCGTGGCCGTGGTTACGTCTCCGCCGTGCAGAACAAGCAGGTGGGTCAGGAGATCGGCCGTATCCCGGTCGACTCCATCTACTCGCCGGTGCTCAAGGTCACGTACAAGGTCGAGGCGACCCGTGTCGAGCAGCGCACCGACTTCGACAAGCTGATCGTCGACGTCGAGACCAAGCAGGCGATGCGACCGCGTGACGCCATGGCCTCCGCCGGTAAGACCCTGGTCGAGCTGTTCGGTCTCGCGCGTGAGCTGAACATCGACGCCGAGGGCATCGACATGGGCCCGTCCCCGACGGACGCCGCCCTTGCCGCCGATCTGGCGCTGCCGATCGAGGAGCTGGAGCTCACCGTTCGGTCGTACAACTGCCTCAAGCGTGAGGGCATCCACTCCGTGGGTGAGCTCGTCGCTCGTTCCGAGGCCGACCTCCTGGACATCCGTAACTTCGGTGCGAAGTCCATCGACGAGGTCAAGGCGAAGCTGGCCGGCATGGGCCTGGCCCTGAAGGACAGCCCGCCCGGATTCGACCCGACCGCTGCCGCGGACGCGTTCGGTGCCGACGACGATGCTGACGCCGGTTTCGTGGAGACCGAGCAGTACTGA
- the rpsK gene encoding 30S ribosomal protein S11: MPPKGRQGAAKKVRRKEKKNVAHGHAHIKSTFNNTIVSITDPSGNVISWASAGHVGFKGSRKSTPFAAQMAAESAARRAQEHGMRKVDVFVKGPGSGRETAIRSLQATGLEVGSIQDVTPTPHNGCRPPKRRRV; this comes from the coding sequence ATGCCCCCCAAGGGACGTCAGGGCGCTGCCAAGAAGGTGCGCCGCAAGGAAAAGAAGAACGTCGCTCACGGCCACGCGCACATCAAGAGCACGTTCAACAACACGATCGTTTCCATCACGGACCCGTCCGGCAACGTGATCTCCTGGGCCTCCGCCGGCCACGTCGGCTTCAAGGGCTCCCGGAAGTCCACGCCGTTCGCCGCGCAGATGGCCGCCGAGTCGGCCGCCCGCCGCGCCCAGGAGCACGGCATGCGCAAGGTCGACGTGTTCGTCAAGGGCCCGGGCTCCGGTCGTGAGACCGCGATCCGTTCGCTCCAGGCGACCGGCCTCGAGGTCGGCTCCATCCAGGACGTCACCCCGACCCCGCACAACGGCTGCCGTCCGCCGAAGCGTCGTCGCGTCTGA
- the rpsM gene encoding 30S ribosomal protein S13, translated as MARVSGVDIPREKRVEVALTYVFGIGRTLSQQTLAATGVDPNTRVRDLSEEQLVAIREYVDNNIKTEGDLRREIQADIRRKVEIGCYQGLRHRRGLPVRGQRTSTNARTRKGPRRAIAGKKKPGKK; from the coding sequence ATGGCACGCGTTTCCGGTGTCGACATCCCGCGCGAAAAGCGCGTGGAGGTCGCCCTCACCTACGTGTTCGGCATCGGCCGGACCCTCTCGCAGCAGACGCTGGCTGCCACGGGGGTCGACCCGAACACCCGCGTCCGCGACCTGAGCGAAGAGCAGCTCGTCGCGATCCGCGAGTACGTCGACAACAACATCAAGACCGAGGGTGACCTCCGTCGCGAGATCCAGGCCGACATCCGCCGCAAGGTCGAGATCGGCTGCTACCAGGGTCTCCGTCACCGTCGCGGTCTGCCTGTCCGCGGTCAGCGCACCAGCACCAACGCCCGCACCCGCAAGGGCCCGCGTCGCGCCATCGCCGGCAAGAAGAAGCCGGGCAAGAAGTAG
- the rpmJ gene encoding 50S ribosomal protein L36 codes for MKVKPSVKKICDKCRVIRRHGRVMVICDNPRHKQRQG; via the coding sequence ATGAAGGTCAAGCCGAGCGTCAAGAAGATCTGCGACAAGTGCAGGGTGATCCGCCGTCACGGCCGGGTCATGGTCATCTGCGACAACCCGCGCCACAAGCAGCGCCAGGGCTGA
- the infA gene encoding translation initiation factor IF-1 — protein MAKKQGAIEIEGTVVESLPNAMFKVELQNGHQVLAHISGKMRMHYIRILPDDRVVVELSPYDLTRGRIVYRYK, from the coding sequence GTGGCCAAGAAGCAAGGTGCCATCGAGATCGAGGGCACTGTCGTCGAGTCTCTGCCGAACGCCATGTTCAAGGTCGAGCTCCAGAACGGCCACCAGGTCCTGGCACACATCAGCGGCAAGATGCGTATGCACTACATCCGCATCCTCCCTGACGACCGGGTCGTGGTGGAGCTGTCTCCGTACGACCTGACGCGTGGCCGGATCGTCTACCGGTACAAGTAG
- the map gene encoding type I methionyl aminopeptidase: MVQIKSPEQIAKMREAGLVVAAIHAATREAAVPGASTKDLDEVARKVLAEHGAKSNFLGYGGFPATICTSVNEVVVHGIPSDDVVLKDGDVISIDAGAIVDGWHGDAAYTAFVGSGHAPELVELSRVTEESMWAGIAAVKQGNRLVDISRAIETYIRRQPKPGGGRYGIIEDYGGHGIGSEMHMDPHLLNYVDRRRGKGPKLVPGFCLAIEPMVSLGTPKTEVLQDDWTVITTDGTWSSHWEHSVALTEQGPLVLTAPDGGKAKLAEHGITAAPDPLA; this comes from the coding sequence ATGGTGCAGATCAAGAGTCCCGAGCAGATCGCCAAGATGCGTGAGGCCGGGTTGGTCGTCGCCGCCATCCACGCGGCCACGCGTGAGGCCGCGGTGCCCGGGGCCAGCACGAAGGATCTGGACGAGGTCGCCCGCAAGGTGCTCGCGGAGCACGGGGCGAAGTCGAACTTCCTGGGGTACGGCGGCTTCCCCGCGACCATCTGCACCTCGGTGAACGAGGTCGTCGTCCACGGCATCCCGTCCGACGACGTCGTGCTCAAGGACGGGGACGTCATCTCCATCGACGCCGGCGCGATCGTCGACGGGTGGCACGGCGACGCCGCCTACACGGCGTTCGTGGGGTCCGGTCACGCTCCGGAGCTCGTCGAGCTCTCGCGGGTGACCGAGGAGTCGATGTGGGCCGGTATCGCGGCCGTGAAGCAGGGCAACCGGCTCGTCGACATCTCCCGGGCCATCGAGACGTACATCCGCCGCCAGCCGAAGCCGGGCGGCGGGCGGTACGGGATCATCGAGGACTACGGCGGTCATGGCATCGGCAGCGAGATGCACATGGACCCGCACCTGCTGAACTACGTCGACCGGCGCCGGGGCAAGGGTCCGAAGCTGGTCCCCGGCTTCTGCCTCGCCATCGAGCCGATGGTGTCCCTGGGCACCCCGAAGACCGAGGTCCTCCAGGACGACTGGACGGTCATCACCACGGACGGCACCTGGTCCTCCCACTGGGAGCACTCCGTCGCCCTCACCGAACAGGGACCGCTGGTCCTGACCGCCCCTGACGGTGGCAAGGCGAAGCTGGCGGAGCACGGGATCACGGCCGCACCCGATCCCCTCGCATAA
- a CDS encoding adenylate kinase has protein sequence MRIVLVGPPGAGKGTQATRLAEKLSIPHISTGDLFRANISRQTELGKLAKSYMDAGNLVPDEVTIAMAKDRMEQPDAENGFLLDGFPRNVSQAEALDELLQTESIELDAVLDLEAPEDEVVKRIAGRRICRKDSAHVFHVTYSAPKKEGVCDVCGGELYQRDDDSEETVRTRLEVYHTQTEPIIDYYKAQGLVVTISAMGAVDEVTGRALEALKREDAQ, from the coding sequence ATGCGAATCGTCCTCGTCGGGCCGCCGGGTGCCGGTAAGGGTACGCAGGCCACGCGCCTTGCCGAGAAGCTGTCGATCCCGCACATCTCCACGGGCGACCTGTTCCGCGCCAACATCAGTCGGCAGACGGAGCTCGGCAAGCTGGCGAAGTCGTACATGGACGCCGGCAACCTGGTGCCGGACGAGGTCACCATCGCCATGGCGAAGGACCGCATGGAGCAGCCGGACGCCGAGAACGGCTTCCTGCTGGACGGCTTCCCGCGCAATGTCTCGCAGGCCGAGGCGCTGGACGAACTGCTTCAGACCGAGAGCATCGAGCTGGACGCGGTGCTGGACCTGGAGGCCCCCGAGGACGAGGTCGTCAAGCGGATCGCCGGGCGGCGGATCTGCCGCAAGGACTCCGCGCACGTGTTCCACGTGACGTACAGCGCGCCGAAGAAGGAGGGCGTCTGCGACGTCTGCGGCGGCGAGCTGTACCAGCGGGACGACGACTCCGAGGAGACCGTGCGCACGCGGCTGGAGGTCTACCACACGCAGACCGAGCCGATCATCGACTACTACAAGGCGCAGGGCCTGGTCGTGACCATCTCCGCGATGGGCGCGGTCGACGAGGTCACGGGCCGGGCGCTGGAGGCGCTCAAGCGCGAAGACGCCCAGTAG